One genomic window of Quercus lobata isolate SW786 chromosome 9, ValleyOak3.0 Primary Assembly, whole genome shotgun sequence includes the following:
- the LOC115959371 gene encoding NAC domain-containing protein 21/22-like yields the protein MGLRDIGATLPPGFRFYPSDEELVCHYLYKKITNEEVLKGTLMEIDLHTCEPWQLPEVAKLNATEWYFFSFRDRKYATGFRTNRATTSGYWKATGKDRTVLDPMSREIVGMRKTLVFYRNRAPNGIKTGWIMHEFRLETPHMPPKEDWVLCRVFHKSKGMAANLEDSNQLMFETTSCGPTSQTMPCGYNQMTSFASTPSHHNQSNSLLNLLQFSQGTDNNNEITSKGDDDYGFLWEMNMEEESLGNGAPSNLEEMRFEIDNGMVFL from the exons ATGGGTTTGAGAGACATTGGAGCCACACTGCCTCCTGGGTTTAGATTTTATCCTAGTGATGAGGAGTTGGTCTGCCATTATCTCTACAAAAAGATCACAAATGAGGAAGTTTTGAAGGGTACTTTGATGGAAATTGACTTGCATACTTGTGAGCCATGGCAGCTTCCTG AGGTGGCTAAACTCAATGCGACTGAATGGTACTTCTTCAGCTTCAGAGACCGCAAATATGCCACAGGCTTCAGGACCAATAGGGCAACGACATCTGGTTACTGGAAAGCCACAGGGAAGGACCGTACAGTGCTGGACCCAATGTCAAGGGAGATAGTAGGGATGAGAAAGACTTTGGTGTTCTATCGCAATAGAGCTCCAAATGGCATCAAAACTGGTTGGATCATGCATGAATTTCGCTTGGAGACCCCACATATGCCTCCTAAG GAAGACTGGGTTTTGTGTAGAGTATTTCACAAAAGCAAGGGTATGGCAGCAAACTTGGAAGATAGCAACCAACTTATGTTTGAGACCACATCTTGTGGTCCCACTAGCCAAACCATGCCTTGTGGGTACAATCAAATGACCTCGTTTGCTTCAACTCCATCTCACCACAACCAAAGTAACTCCCTGCTAAATCTCCTTCAGTTTTCTCAGGGCACAGACAACAACAATGAAATTACCTCCAAAGGTGATGATGACTATGGGTTCTTATGGGAGATGAACATGGAAGAAGAGAGTTTGGGAAATGGGGCACCTTCAAACTTGGAGGAGATGAGATTCGAGATTGACAACGGCATGGTTTTCCTATGA